The Lutibacter sp. Hel_I_33_5 genome has a window encoding:
- a CDS encoding deoxynucleoside kinase, protein MHVAIAGNIGAGKTTLTKLLAKHYNWKPHFESVDENPYLDDFYSEMERWSFNLQVFFLNSRFRQILELKETGKNIIQDRTIYEDAHIFAPNLHAMGLMTNRDYKNYSSLFDLMENLVTPPDLLIYLRADISTLVGQIHKRGREYENTISIDYLSRLNERYEAWISTYKKGKLLVIDVDNLDFVENQEDLGYIIDRIDAQINGLF, encoded by the coding sequence ATGCACGTAGCAATTGCAGGAAACATTGGCGCTGGAAAAACAACGTTAACTAAACTTTTAGCAAAACATTATAATTGGAAACCACATTTTGAATCTGTTGATGAAAATCCGTATTTAGACGATTTTTATTCAGAAATGGAACGTTGGTCTTTTAATCTTCAAGTTTTCTTTTTAAATAGTAGATTCAGACAAATTTTAGAACTAAAAGAAACTGGAAAAAATATAATTCAAGATAGAACTATCTATGAAGACGCTCATATTTTTGCACCGAATCTTCATGCAATGGGTTTAATGACTAATAGAGATTATAAAAATTATTCTTCTTTATTTGATTTGATGGAAAATCTAGTGACTCCACCAGATTTATTGATTTATTTACGAGCTGATATTTCTACATTAGTTGGTCAAATACATAAAAGAGGTAGAGAGTATGAAAATACGATTAGTATCGATTATTTAAGTAGATTAAACGAACGTTATGAGGCGTGGATATCTACCTATAAAAAAGGAAAGTTATTAGTAATTGATGTTGATAATTTAGATTTTGTTGAAAATCAAGAAGATTTAGGATATATAATTGATAGAATAGATGCACAAATTAATGGTTTATTTTAA
- the metK gene encoding methionine adenosyltransferase — MSYLFTSESVSEGHPDKVSDQISDALIDNFLAFDATSKVACETLVTTGQVVLAGEVKSKTYLDVQKIARDVINKIGYTKSEYMFDGNSCGVFSAIHEQSPDINQGVVRANPEDQGAGDQGMMFGYATDETDNYMPLALELSHRLLIELAELRRENKDIKYLRPDAKSQVTIEYSDDNVPQRIDAIVISTQHDDFDGSEEVMLAKIKSDIVSILIPRVVAKLPAKIQALFTKDITYHINPTGVFVIGGPHGDTGLTGRKIIVDTYGGKGAHGGGAFSGKDPSKVDRSGAYATRHIAKNLVAAGLCKEVLVQVSYAIGVAKPTSINVETYGTATIDKTDGEISKIVETIFDMRPYFIEQRLKLRTPIYSETAAYGHMGRASEKKTVTFSNPMGETVSQEVETFTWEKLDYVDKVKEAFNL; from the coding sequence ATGTCATATTTATTTACCTCAGAAAGTGTTTCTGAAGGACATCCAGACAAAGTTTCAGATCAGATTTCGGATGCTTTAATTGATAATTTCTTAGCATTTGACGCTACAAGTAAAGTTGCTTGTGAAACCTTAGTAACCACTGGTCAAGTTGTTTTGGCAGGAGAAGTGAAGTCTAAAACCTATTTAGATGTTCAAAAAATTGCAAGAGATGTAATCAATAAAATTGGTTATACTAAAAGTGAGTATATGTTTGATGGAAATTCTTGTGGTGTATTTTCTGCAATCCATGAACAATCACCAGATATTAATCAAGGAGTTGTTAGAGCAAATCCAGAAGACCAAGGAGCAGGAGATCAAGGAATGATGTTTGGTTATGCAACAGATGAAACGGATAATTATATGCCATTAGCATTAGAATTATCACATAGATTATTAATTGAGTTAGCTGAATTACGTAGAGAAAATAAAGATATTAAATATTTACGACCAGATGCAAAATCTCAAGTAACTATTGAGTATTCTGATGATAATGTTCCGCAAAGAATCGATGCAATTGTAATTTCTACTCAGCATGATGATTTTGATGGAAGTGAAGAAGTAATGCTTGCTAAAATTAAATCAGACATTGTTAGTATTTTAATTCCAAGGGTAGTTGCAAAATTACCTGCTAAAATTCAAGCATTATTTACAAAGGATATTACCTATCATATTAATCCAACTGGAGTTTTTGTAATCGGTGGACCTCATGGAGATACAGGTTTAACTGGAAGAAAAATTATTGTAGATACATACGGAGGGAAAGGAGCGCACGGAGGTGGAGCGTTTTCTGGTAAAGATCCTTCTAAAGTTGATAGATCTGGAGCTTATGCAACACGTCATATTGCTAAAAATTTAGTCGCAGCTGGTTTGTGTAAAGAAGTTTTAGTTCAAGTTTCTTACGCTATTGGTGTTGCAAAACCAACAAGTATTAATGTTGAAACTTACGGAACGGCAACAATCGATAAAACAGATGGAGAAATCAGTAAAATAGTAGAGACTATTTTTGATATGCGTCCATATTTTATTGAACAACGTTTAAAATTAAGAACACCAATTTATTCTGAAACTGCAGCATATGGTCATATGGGAAGAGCATCAGAAAAGAAAACGGTAACTTTTTCTAATCCAATGGGAGAAACTGTTTCTCAAGAAGTAGAAACGTTTACTTGGGAAAAATTAGATTATGTAGATAAAGTTAAAGAAGCTTTTAATTTATAA